The genomic window GAGGAATTTAAACTCAGCGCCCAATTCTATTGAATGGGTGAACTGAGGGCTAAGATCAGCATTAGGAAGGTTGTTAGGAACGAATTGGTTGAGATATTTTGTTGCTGAGTTCCAGCCGTCTCCAAAGCTTAGTACTGGCAGGAGGGAATAAGGATCGGTATCACTACCTACTTTTGCCCAACTTGCCCTTATTTTAGCAAATGATAAGGTTTTTGATTTAACGCTCAACATATCAGTGATTATACCACTAGCTGTAACTGAAGGGTAGAAGTATGAATTCTTGCCATCTGGCAGAGTACTCGACCAGTCATTTCTGCCTGTGAAATCCAGGAAGAGGTAGTTATTGTATGAGAATTGACCGGAGAAGTATAAACTGTTAATCCTTTTCTGGCGGTCGGTACTGGTGGTACGTAAGGCAACTCTAGAGTTTGTAAGTGTATAAACATCGGCTACTGCAAGTTCATCAGCAGCGCCAAATGTCTGGTGATAGAACTGATTCATTGAACTTCCCCCTGCATTCAAAGTAAAGCCTAAGTTTTGAGTTAGCTTACTGTCGAACATGATGAGAAAGTCATTGTTGATTTGTTTGAAGGTAGAGAGAGATTCAGTATAATATCCGTAAGGGTTATCGATATCATTGAAAGCGGCTCTTTCAGTGTTGAGGTTATTATAACCATCCACACCTGTTCTCACAAATGCTGATAAATGATCAGTAAACTGATATTGAACCTTTGCGTTTCCATAAATTCTATCCCTGTCCAGTTTATTGGTGTTTTCATTGAGAGTGAAATAGGGATTATTATGGTAATTGTAATTCCAGTTATATTTTGAGCCATCCTCATTGTAATAGTTTTTCAGGTCAGTATAATTAACCTGGCGTGCAGCCCAAATGAATTGTTGCATAACGTTTTGAGCATCATAACCGTAACCTGGAAGGTTTTCGCTATTAGCCATAACATAGTTTGCAGAACCGGAGATATTCAGTTTTTCCGTTGGATTTGCTGATGCCCCGATAGCCAATGTATTCTTCTTATAATCGGTGTTTGGGAGCATCCCTTTCTGGTTCATGTTGGTATATGAAAGCCTGAAACTGGCATCTTTACTCCCGCCTGATACAGCAACATTGGTTGTTGAAGTGGTACCTGTTTCCAGAAAGTCTTTAATATTATCAGGATGTGAAATCCAGGGAGTAGGTTGACGGACACCATCAACAACAGGTGAGTCATATTGAGGAATAAGTAAACCAGCATCCATTTTTGGGCCCCAGCTTTCATCAACTCCATCATTTACACCTCCATTGGCTCCATCAACGTATTCAAATTGACCAGCAGAGCCTTGTCCGTATCCATTTTGATAATTAGGGAGTCTGAGCGGAGTTTCAAAAGTGGTTGAATTGGAAAGTTCAACGCCAAGGCCTTTGGCTTTTCGCATATTTGAACTTAATGAACCTGCTTTGGTGGTAATAAGCACAACACCATTTGCAGCTAATGAACCATAAAGAGCGGCAGCATTAGGTCCTTTAAGAACGGAGATACTTTCAATATCATCCGGGTTAATATCGGCGGCACCATTTCCCCTGTTTACACCATCAGTACCATCGCCACTGAATTCTGAGTTGCTGAGAGGAATACCATCAACAATAAAAAGTGGTTGGCTGTTGGTTTTGAGTGAGGAAGCTCCGCGGATAACGATTCTTGAAGAAGAACCTACTGCACCGGAAGCGTTGGTGATTTGTACACCGGACACCTTACCACTGAGAGAATTAATGATATTGGTTTCCTTTGCTTTAGAAATTTCGTCGCCTTTAACATCCTGTACGGAATATCCCAGGGATTTTTTTTCACGGGAGATACCCAAAGCTGTGACAATAACACCTTCTACAATTTGTGCTTCACTTTGCAATACCACATCTATAACGTTAGATGCACCGATTGCCAATTCAGTGGTTTTCAGCCCAATGAAGGTAAAAACCAAAGTGGTAGCGTCTTTAGGGACAGTTAACTGGTACTTGCCGTCAATGTCAGTCAAGGTGCCTGATGTGGTTCCTTTAATAAGAACTGTAACACCAGGTATACCGTTGCCGTCGTCGGCACTGGTAACTTTACCTGTAATTGTTCGTTGTGCAAGCACCTGCATGCCGGTAAAAAGCAGCAGTGCAAGCAAAATGCTTAGTTTTCTCATAAACTGGTGGTTTTGATTAGTTAGATGGTTGGTTAGATTGGTTGAAATTTTAAACAAAGCTTTTAATGTTTATCATAGGCAATTCGCTGGTTTATTAACGTATCATTAATCAACTGTTAAGTATTGTTAAAAATCGCGTGAA from Bacteroidales bacterium includes these protein-coding regions:
- a CDS encoding SusC/RagA family TonB-linked outer membrane protein — encoded protein: MRKLSILLALLLFTGMQVLAQRTITGKVTSADDGNGIPGVTVLIKGTTSGTLTDIDGKYQLTVPKDATTLVFTFIGLKTTELAIGASNVIDVVLQSEAQIVEGVIVTALGISREKKSLGYSVQDVKGDEISKAKETNIINSLSGKVSGVQITNASGAVGSSSRIVIRGASSLKTNSQPLFIVDGIPLSNSEFSGDGTDGVNRGNGAADINPDDIESISVLKGPNAAALYGSLAANGVVLITTKAGSLSSNMRKAKGLGVELSNSTTFETPLRLPNYQNGYGQGSAGQFEYVDGANGGVNDGVDESWGPKMDAGLLIPQYDSPVVDGVRQPTPWISHPDNIKDFLETGTTSTTNVAVSGGSKDASFRLSYTNMNQKGMLPNTDYKKNTLAIGASANPTEKLNISGSANYVMANSENLPGYGYDAQNVMQQFIWAARQVNYTDLKNYYNEDGSKYNWNYNYHNNPYFTLNENTNKLDRDRIYGNAKVQYQFTDHLSAFVRTGVDGYNNLNTERAAFNDIDNPYGYYTESLSTFKQINNDFLIMFDSKLTQNLGFTLNAGGSSMNQFYHQTFGAADELAVADVYTLTNSRVALRTTSTDRQKRINSLYFSGQFSYNNYLFLDFTGRNDWSSTLPDGKNSYFYPSVTASGIITDMLSVKSKTLSFAKIRASWAKVGSDTDPYSLLPVLSFGDGWNSATKYLNQFVPNNLPNADLSPQFTHSIELGAEFKFLMDRISLEVTYYDTKTTDQIISIPVSPASGYTSKTINAGEIRNKGVEISLGATPFKDPSGFSWNVNFNFAKNNNEVVSLAPGVEQYELGTYWDIKVMAIPGQPFGSLYGADFLRDDDGNIIHRAGVPVKGDLKILGNYQPDWVGGFFNEFNYKGITASVLIDIHMGGEIYSMTNAWGRYAGALDETLIGREGGIVGDGVKETTDANGNITYVPNDVVVTSEEYNHAAFSNSICAGSVFDGSYVKLRELRFGYTFKKLGNLPLNDLTISVVGRNLALIYSVVPHVDPETSFNLGNAQGLEFGQLPSAKSLGFNIGVKF